In a genomic window of Styela clava chromosome 11, kaStyClav1.hap1.2, whole genome shotgun sequence:
- the LOC120347212 gene encoding uncharacterized protein LOC120347212 codes for MAEEDGGKKPIPTKHKIDAYGSFILLIHIYVLVLVLATLSTFQLQVVVPHEMLLQGPITLDISDPDRIEKPLICNPHYPLFRESYITDEMKSFESVKSSEFIDRTDIQELLKATDEATNSAVSFFGIKNTEICEIIRPANRTGNCMSFAKIEKECLEGDCGEDPNVCFWSSTKTMQLMATLHLITFIPAVLMTMGMMYDPPPAGCRLILKPIIAAVLYCLTGVFAVLGFLMSMVGKSKYAPAIMSETYPGFEVQTGPGYKAFQINGIVNLVYAGIFLYLAIFAPTYPRHKNRWDERRQNLERGLEEIKVAKATE; via the exons ATGGCTGAAGAAGATGGCGGCAAGAAGCCTATTCCAACGAAACATAAAATCGACGCATATGGAAGCTTTATTCTC TTGATCCATATCTACGTCCTTGTACTGGTGTTGGCAACATTGTCGACGTTTCAACTTCAAGTTGTAGTTCCTCACGAAATGTTACTTCAGGGACCCATCACCCTGGATATCTCCGATCCGGATCGAATAGAGAAACCATTGATATGCAACCCTCATTACCCCTTGTTTCGAGAAAGCTATATTACAGACGAGATGAAGAGCTTCGAGTCG GTAAAATCTAGTGAGTTCATCGATCGAACTGATATCCAGGAGTTATTGAAGGCTACAGATGAAGCGACCAATTCTGCAGTGTCCTTCTTTGGAATTAAGAACACCGAAATTTGTGAAATTATTCGTCCAGCAAACAGAACTGGTAATTGCATGTCATTTGCAAAG ATCGAGAAGGAATGTTTGGAAGGAGACTGCGGGGAGGATCCCAATGTATGCTTCTGGAGTTCGACTAAAACCATGCAATTGATGGCCACGCTCCACCTCATAACGTTCATACCTGCAGTGTTAATG ACAATGGGAATGATGTATGATCCTCCTCCAGCTGGATGCAGATTAATTTTGAAACCCATCATCGCAGCTGTGCTGTATTGCCTGACAG GCGTCTTTGCAGTACTCGGATTTCTCATGTCCATGGTTGGAAAATCAAAATACGCTCCAGCTATAATGAGTGAAACTTACCCCGGTTTCGAAGTACAAACCGGTCCCGGATACAAGGCCTTCCAAATAAATGGAATAGTCAACCTGGTGTACGCCGGAATATTCCTCTACCTGGCAATTTTTGCCCCGACTTACCCTAG GCACAAGAATAGATGGGATGAGCGACGTCAGAATTTAGAGAGGGGATTAGAAGAGATCAAGGTTGCGAAAGCTACAGAGTGA